A stretch of Fusarium poae strain DAOMC 252244 chromosome 2, whole genome shotgun sequence DNA encodes these proteins:
- a CDS encoding hypothetical protein (BUSCO:6318at5125) — MTSISGPSMAEEDANSTLSNDDGSSGDESRMAGVGPSKKRRREKHQKISCEMCKTRKVKCDRAEPACSWCARHNKACVYLERQRPGAGRNLFSLELEAKVNRIDALLQALGRRVEEHIVQDHSPVVSPAISSANANGYSASQLDSRLTPATLPRQSSFSQAKSPAISSPYQVNNQNTTHPSVQTPQQGASAPTPTHTNLPIPTPITRNPSVQSYTIDLPPHDIIYSLVDLYFKHCGTWCPILERKTIFATFFGSTSMEEPDRILLYAIVATTLRFLKDPRLSPEMSAYYHTVAKHTVQLYAMEHTTVPALRALVIITLDELGTSSGPRGWNLLSLLAQNARQLGLGEESSVFLSAEASEITHAASSHRVAAGKPESWIEDEGRRRLYWMIYLLDRYATIATPTFDFILNDTKINRFLPCSYDLFSKNVPVETRSLSPCNNKQSPIMTYLVNKPENLGSFAYHCEILVILSRIHEFLKTPVDVTSPSDMAEWRNTYRNLDRTLDGWLQSLPSEYSKISALCHSDPASRVANWFMLHSAYVTAAVRLHSSAAYPTVRSHIFVPSHYAMQRCLSAVQSLGDITRDVLEADGLNLLGPSFAFSLWVAARLLLVHAATVGCAVDSQIDFFIETLRDVGQHWEVANNYSKILQRVVQRARQGDMGFSAMRRSAYDLVTLTSTARHSGLEATSTQATSLSELDNIDVFEFFNYPRTSSCSSAQSQLQLQPIRTPALGGESSRGNGVPDPEADWLAFGSPYT; from the exons ATGACGTCCATCAGCGGACCCTCTATGGCTGAAGAAGACGCCAATTCAACTTTGAGCAACGATGATGGTTCCAGTGGTGATGAGTCGAGAATGGCTGGTGTTGGACCATCCAAGAAGCGGAGGAGGGAGAAACACCAAAAGATATC ATGTGAGATGTGCAAGACTCGCAAAGTGAAATGCGACCGCGCTGAACCTGCTTGTTCATGGTGCGCTCGCCACAACAAAGCCTGCGTATATCTCGAGCGCCAAAGGCCCGGAGCTGGAAGAAATTTGTTTAGCCTTGAGCTGGAAGCCAAAGTCAACAGAATCGATGCATTACTTCAGGCTCTAGGGCGGAGAGTGGAAGAGCATATCGTCCAAGACCACTCTCCGGTCGTGTCTCCAGCTATATCTTCTGCCAACGCCAATGGTTACAGTGCTTCACAGCTGGACAGTCGATTAACTCCGGCGACTCTCCCCAGACAATCATCCTTCTCTCAAGCCAAGTCACCCGCTATATCAAGCCCTTATCAGGTCAACAACCAGAACACAACTCATCCATCTGTTCAGACGCCACAACAAGGGGCCAGtgcaccaacaccaactcaTACAAATCTACCAATACCAACACCTATAACACGAAATCCGTCAGTCCAATCATATACAATCGATCTGCCACCACACGACATCATCTACAGTCTAGTAGATCTCTACTTCAAACACTGCGGGACATGGTGTCCAATCCTCGAACGCAAAACCATCTTTGCCACCTTCTTTGGCTCAACATCGATGGAAGAGCCGGACCGGATCTTACTCTACGCCATTGTGGCCACCACGCTACGCTTCCTCAAAGATCCCAGGCTATCACCCGAGATGAGCGCATACTATCACACAGTCGCCAAACATACAGTCCAGCTGTATGCCATGGAGCACACCACAGTTCCTGCTCTGAGAGCCCTTGTTATAATAACGCTAGACGAGCTGGGAACATCCAGCGGACCAAGAGGTTGGAATCTTCTGTCCTTGTTAGCCCAAAACGCCAGACAGCTTGGTTTGGGCGAGGAAAGCAGTGTCTTCTTATCCGCAGAAGCATCCGAAATCACGCACGCAGCATCTTCCCATAGAGTCGCAGCCGGTAAACCCGAATCTTGGATTGAAGACGAAGGACGAAGGCGATTATACTGGATGATCTATCTTCTCGACAGATATGCCACCATTGCTACGCCTACATTTGACTTTATCCTCAATGACACCAAAATCAACCGCTTCCTACCTTGCTCCTACGACCTGTTCTCCAAGAACGTGCCCGTTGAGACACGATCACTGAGCCCATGCAACAACAAACAATCACCCATAATGACTTATCTCGTCAACAAACCCGAGAATCTCGGCAGTTTCGCTTATCACTGCGAGATTCTTGTCATTCTCAGCAGAATTCACGAGTTTCTCAAGACGCCTGTTGATGTTACTTCACCAAGCGACATGGCCGAATGGCGCAACACATATCGCAACCTCGACCGCACTCTGGATGGATGGCTTCAAAGCTTACCAAGCGAGTACAGCAAGATCTCGGCGCTTTGTCACTCCGATCCCGCCAGTCGCGTAGCCAACTGGTTCATGCTTCACAGTGCGTATGTTACAGCCGCAGTGCGTCTTCACTCCTCAGCAGCATATCCCACCGTGCGCTCTCATATTTTTGTTCCGTCGCATTACGCCATGCAGAGGTGTCTATCTGCCGTTCAGAGCTTGGGAGATATCACTCGTGATGTCCTCGAAGCGGACGGCTTGAACCTTCTTGGACCGTCGTTTGCGTTCTCGCTCTGGGTCGCTGCTAGGCTCCTGCTTGTCCATGCTGCTACAGTTGGATGTGCAGTAGATTCACAAATCGATTTCTTTATTGAGACGCTGCGAGATGTCGGACAGCATTGGGAGGTTGCGAACAATTACTCCAAGATTCTTCAGCGTGTTGTACAGAGAGCCCGACAAGGTGACATGGGCTTCTCGGCGATGAGAAG GAGCGCATACGACTTGGTCACTTTGACATCCACCGCACGACACTCAGGCTTGGAAGCAACATCAACACAGGCTACATCTCTGAGTGAGCTCGACAATATTGATGTCTTCGAATTCTTCAACTATCCACGCACTTCATCGTGTTCCAGCGCACAGTcgcagctgcagctgcaaCCCATTCGCACTCCAGCTTTAGGAGGGGAATCAAGCAGGGGCAACGGGGTGCCTGATCCTGAAGCTGACTGGCTGGCTTTTGGATCGCCCTACACTTGA
- a CDS encoding hypothetical protein (TransMembrane:6 (i580-598o604-629i650-669o689-708i729-746o766-783i)) yields the protein MPSPLLAVPQGTAVPVSFTQGTCSRPSFSTITEAFFHHAATQPSAKAARDLSAEPPVEISYGELAQQSISLARRLQSLGVLPGDRVPLVVKRGVGMLVGIISILSCGAQYVPLDGGVVADETLRFVLKQTGGKVVLTSKSTAHRLSNTGVSNVVTIEESHEIDDKSDFIPFSQPEAGCYVIYTSGTTGTPKGVDVSHRNVTNLLCQAPGNLGIGPGTCVGQVLNVSFDMAAWETLGCLSNGGTLILRGSNWSKALKELDVLICTPSILSKQNPEDYPRLKTVATAGEPSCQKLADLWASHVSYFNCYGPTETTIVNTTHLHQTGQPLSIGKPTPGNTVYILDEFLKPVPVGEVGNVWAGGAGVARGYVDLPDKTAERFRLDPFAQDGSNMYNTGDLCQWNADGTLHILGRIDDQVKVKGFRVELDGVVACIKSCPSVQSATALLINEEIHAFVTPSHCPVPVVEAHLKTLQPYYAMPTHYHQMETLPMTANGKVDKHALKMSVSMAVSNEVRAPLPAVLAHARMDSNASSATQFSSFSDASDATLIPEHQYDLEKALPEKDLPKHARGLRHRILIVYRRLFSLVGLFNIGAAIALLLTSINREWMGIITAINLATAVLVRQEFVINALYTITCSVPKSWPLAIRSRCAKIYHLGGVHSGAAVSAGAWLLATNIADIACAFGNCPNWGNLSIASQVISWILSAMFVGMIGMAWPSVRKRYHDLFERTHRFAGWTMLALFWVQVVLSANDSKPAGTTLGESCVNSPAFWLLAVATASVASSWCFLRKVPVEAEKLSDHAIRLHFDYTVPVNGSFTRMSRQPLKEWHSFATIPAPEPVNGRSKGYSLVVSNAGDWTKATIQDGPSYIWTRGVPTCGVMRIATLFNRVVLIATGSGIGPVLGHIHNPSCPTQLIWSTKNPEETFGKEICQTISNSIPNAVIHDTKKLGRPDLVKMGYNLVKQFKAEAVIIIANEKITKKIVYGLETRGVPAYGAIWDS from the exons ATGCCCTCTCCCTTGCTTGCAGTACCTCAGGGGACTGCTGTGCCCGTCTCTTTTACACAAGGTACATGCAGTCGCCCTAGTTTCTCGACTATCACAGAAGCTTTCTTCCATCATGCCGCCACACAACCTTCGGCAAAGGCGGCACGAGATCTGTCTGCCGAGCCACCTGTCGAGATAAGCTATGGCGAGCTTGCCCAACAAAGTATCAGCTTGGCTCGACGACTGCAAAGTCTTGGTGTTTTGCCAGGGGATCGTGTTCCTCTTGTTGTCAAGCGTGGTGTTGGCATGCTTGTTGGCatcatctccatcttgtcGTGTGGTGCTCAATATGTTCCTCTAGACGGAGGTGTCGTTGCAGATGAGACTCTGCGTTTCGTGTTGAAGCAGACAGGCGGAAAGGTTGTCTTGACTTCAAAATCTACAGCTCATCGTCTATCAAACACAGGAGTTTCAAATGTTGTCACTATTGAAGAGTCACATGAGATCGATGACAAGTCGGACTTTATCCCCTTCAGTCAACCTGAAGCTGGCTGCTACGTGATATATACCTCAG GAACAACCGGTACGCCAAAAGGAGTAGATGTAAGCCACCGCAACGTCACAAACTTGCTATGTCAAGCACCAGGAAACTTGGGCATTGGACCAGGAACATGTGTTGGCCAAGTGTTGAACGTGAGCTTTGACATGG CTGCCTGGGAAACACTCGGCTGTTTATCTAATGGAGGTACTCTGATCCTTCGCGGATCAAACTGGTCAAAAGCCCTAAAAGAG TTGGATGTTCTCATTTGCACGCCAAGCATCCTTTCAAAACAGAACCCTGAGGACTACCCAAGACTAAAAACAGTCGCCACAGCAGGTGAACCAAGCTGTCAAAA ACTTGCGGACCTCTGGGCTTCTCATGTGTCCTACTTCAACTGCTATGGTCCTACAGAAACCACCATCGTCAACACTACTCACCTTCACCAGACAGGCCAACCTCTATCCATTGGCAAACCTACACCAGGAAATACGGTCTACATCTTGGACGAGTTCCTAAAACCTGTTCCTGTTGGAGAGGTTGGTAATGTCTGGGCTGGTGGCGCGGGAGTGGCGCGAGGCTATGTCGATCTGCCCGATAAGACAGCTGAAAGATTCCGCCTGGACCCATTTGCCCAAGACGG ATCAAACATGTACAACACCGGAGATTTATGTCAATGGAACGCGGATGGCACTCTTCATATCCTTGGCCGCATTGATGACcaagtcaaagtcaaggGCTTCCGTGTTGAACTCGACGGCGTTGTTGCATGTATCAAGTCCTGCCCTTCAGTCCAATCAGCAACAGCTCTTTTGATCAACGAGGAGATCCATGCCTTTGTCACTCCCAGCCATTGTCCTGTTCCGGTCGTCGAGGCACACCTCAAGACTCTACAGCCTTACTACGCCATGCCTACGCATTACCATCAAATGGAGACTTTGCCCATGACCGCAAACGGTAAGGTCGACAAGCATGCTCTTAAGATGTCCGTGTCGATGGCTGTCAGCAACGAGGTTCGCGCTCCTCTACCTGCTGTTTTGGCACACGCTCGCATGGATTCGAACGCTTCAAGTGCCACGCAATTCAGTTCCTTCTCAGATGCTTCTGATGCGACTCTTATTCCTGAGCATCAGTATGATCTTGAGAAGGCTCTTCCCGAGAAGGACCTGCCCAAACACGCCCGAGGACTACGCCACAGAATTCTCATCGTGTACCGTCGCTTATTCTCACTTGTTGGCTTGTTTAATATCGGCGCTGCCATTGCTCTTCTCCTTACCAGCATCAACCGAGAATGGATGGGTATCATCACGGCCATCAACCTGGCCACTGCTGTTCTTGTTCGTCAAGAATTCGTCATCAACGCTCTTTACACTATCACATGCAGCGTTCCCAAGTCTTGGCCTCTTGCTATTAGATCTCGTTGTGCAAAGATCTATCATCTTGGCGGCGTTCACTCTGGCGCAGCTGTGAGTGCAGGAGCGTGGCTCTTGGCGACCAACATTGCAGACATTGCATGTGCGTTTGGGAACTGCCCCAACTGGGGTAACCTCTCTATCGCATCACAAGTAATTTCGTGGATCCTCTCGGCCATGTTCGTCGGTATGATTGGTATGGCGTGGCCATCCGTCCGCAAGCGATACCATGATCTCTTTGAGAGAACCCACCGTTTCGCTGGCTGGACCATGCTTGCTCTCTTCTGGGTTCAAGTCGTTCTCTCAGCCAACGACAGCAAACCAGCTGGCACAACTCTGGGAGAGTCGTGTGTCAATTCACCCGCCTTTTGGCTCTTGGCTGTAGCCACAGCCAGCGTTGCATCCTCGTGGTGCTTCCTTCGAAAAGTCCCTGTGGAAGCTGAGAAGCTATCAGACCACGCTATTAGACTTCATTTTGACTACACCGTCCCTGTCAACGGGTCTTTCACCCGTATGTCACGTCAACCTCTTAAGGAGTGGCACTCATTCGCCACTATTCCCGCCCCAGAGCCCGTTAACGGCAGATCAAAGGGCTATTCACTCGTCGTTTCTAACGCGGGTGACTGGACGAAAGCCACCATTCAGGATGGTCCGTCGTACATCTGGACACGTGGCGTTCCTACATGCGGTGTCATGCGCATAGCCACGCTGTTCAACCGCGTCGTTCTCATCGCGACTGGCTCAGGAATTGGTCCTGTCCTGGGCCATATCCACAATCCTTCCTGCCCAACGCAGCTCATCTGGTCTACAAAGAACCCAGAGGAGACATTCGGCAAGGAAATTTGCCAGACCATCAGCAACAGCATCCCCAATGCGGTCATCCACGATACTAAGAAGCTCGGGAGACCCGACTTGGTGAAAATGGGCTACAACTTGGTGAAGCAATTCAAAGCTGAGgctgtcatcatcattgcGAATGAGAAGATCACCAAGAAAATTGTTTACGGGCTGGAAACGCGTGGTGTTCCAGCCTACGGAGCTATCTGGGATAGCTAG